One Nerophis ophidion isolate RoL-2023_Sa linkage group LG23, RoL_Noph_v1.0, whole genome shotgun sequence genomic window carries:
- the fmc1 gene encoding protein FMC1 homolog, with the protein MASASSLRIYSGILKELRSMQGHNYKQSLAYAFVKEQFRKNKVTGERYCRAQQEALHASQTYLCLLASTRNHRTLHDLYHGKGERSLQEAAGLVGLRLPTQPGGKGWEK; encoded by the exons ATGGCGTCGGCGTCATCGTTGCGTATTTATAGTGGAATTCTCAAAGAACTGCGCTCCATGCAAGGACACAATTACAAACAGTCCCTGGCGTACGCGTTTGTCAAGGAGCAGTTTCGTAAAAATAAG GTGACAGGAGAGAGGTACTGCCGCGCCCAGCAGGAGGCGCTGCACGCCTCGCAAACCTACCTGTGTCTACTGGCGTCCACCAGGAACCACCGGACCCTGCACGACCTTTACCACGGCAAGGGAGAGCGCAGCCTCCAGGAGGCGGCCGGCCTGGTGGGGCTCAGGTTGCCCACTCAGCCCGGAGGCAAAGGCTGGGAGAAGTGA